A single region of the Lotus japonicus ecotype B-129 chromosome 4, LjGifu_v1.2 genome encodes:
- the LOC130714137 gene encoding 60S ribosomal protein L15-1, with protein sequence MGAYKYVSELWRKKQSDVMRFLQRVRCWEYRQQPSIVRLTRPTRPDKARRLGYKAKQGYVVYRVRVRRGGRKRPVPKGIVYGKPTNQGVTQLKFQRSKRSVAEERAGRKLGGLRVLNSYWVNEDSTYKYYEIILVDVAHTAIRNDPRINWLCNPVHKHRELTGKTSAGKHNRGLVGKGHRHHKARPSRRATWKKNNSLSLRRYR encoded by the exons GGCGCAAGAAGCAGTCTGATGTCATGAGGTTCCTGCAGAGGGTCAGGTGCTGGGAGTATCGTCAGCAGCCTTCGATTGTCCGTTTGACCAGGCCTACTCGCCCTGACAAGGCTCGCCGCTTGGGCTACAAGGCTAAGCAG GGTTATGTGGTTTACCGTGTTCGTGTTCGAAGGGGTGGGAGGAAGAGGCCAGTTCCCAAAGGTATTGTTTATGGGAAGCCAACAAACCAAGGAGTTACTCAACTGAAATTTCAGCGCAGCAAGAGGTCAGTTGCTGAGGAGCGAGCTGGACGGAAATTGGGTGGCCTCAGGGTCCTCAATTCTTACTGGGTGAATGAG GATTCGACCTACAAATATTATGAGATCATTTTGGTGGATGTTGCCCACACTGCTATAAGGAATGACCCAAGGATCAATTGGCTGTGCAATCCAGTCCATAAGCACAGAGAACTGACCGGAAAGACTTCTGCTGGGAAACATAACAGGGGTTTGGTGGGCAAAGGACATCGCCACCACAAAGCACGTCCATCCCGCAGGGCAACATGGAAGAAAAacaactctctttctcttcgtCGCTACCGCTGA